DNA from Lineus longissimus chromosome 7, tnLinLong1.2, whole genome shotgun sequence:
ACCATGACATGATGAGCTTCAGTTTGTGTCAGCAAAGCAGTGGCCAGAAAAGAAACAAGCTGACTAGAACCTCCGTGATGTGTCAGGAATGCAGCATTAGTGCCAAGAAACTCTTGAGCTGTTCTCCTGGCGAGTTGCTTCAAGAGACCAGATCATTCAACTAACACCAAGACATGAAATACAGCCTCACCAATCCATGGCGAACACTTGTGTCCTGGCTGCagtttttcacaattttctttttctatGTGAAACAGTGAAAGCAATTGGCCTGAATACATTGCCATAATGAATATTTTTACCCAGAGGGCTCAAACTTGGCGATGCAATGTcaaaaacaacatttcaacTGACAAAGTCCAACAAGCAAAGAAGGAATGAAATCATGAAAGACAGAACTATCAACTATAATTTTTCTTAAATGGCAGCATCATTATCATGTAcctatttcaaaacttttatttaACACATTTTTCACAAGACGCTATAcactaaaatatcaaaatttcataatcataCTGACTTGGACACCTAATTCAATACATGCATGCTATTTTTACATGAAATTTACAAAACACAATTGTAAAATGGACATACTAACTGTATAAATACACAACATGAATAGCAACATGAGGTAAGGGAAAAAGCTGGGCCTAAAATCATCAATTGAAATCATTTgaaattaatcaaatttgaatcatgctgtgagtacatgtacacattacaTTGAAAAATACAGTCTTTTTTTATCATGCCGAATTCAGAAAGAAAGGCCATAAACGTGCTTGCAACTGGAATCTTTGACAATGTCTTGAAATCACTTCATTTATCAATTTCATTGCAGCATCACGACATAAACATGCTTTTATATGTTTAGAACATTAGTATATACTAGGAAGAGAGAGAAGTATCATGGCCAAAGAAGAGACTGCTTGAAATATTGCATGGTACATTCAAATTCATGCTGAATTAGTGTCCAATTAAAGGTAGTGATATCAACTAGAGAGTAAATGAAATTGTTTGCTTATTAGCATGAGCAGACCAGCTGCTGTGGGAATGGGCAGAGGCATACCAGCGACTAAAAGGATAGTTATCACGGGAATGAGGATGGCTAAAGCACTGGGATGAGCCCACATTTAGGCAGGCCCTTTACTTAAAATATGCCACTCGGCCAATGGTTTCCAATTGGCTACTGGCATGGGCCCCAATGTTCTTTATACAGGCTCCGTACTTTAAATGCGGCACTCAGTCAATGGCTTACAATCAGCTGACTGTGTGTAATTATATTCCATTATTGTAAGTATTGGATAGCTGTAACAATATTGACAATGAGAGATCAGACAAGACACGGCAAAGATTCAAAGTTTTCCAAAGCACTTGAACGTAAATGACTGTCTATCTTCGGCAACTAAAAGCAAAAAGGAGAAAGGAAATTGCACTTAGCTGGTGAAACGTACCAATGAACTCACCTATCGTCGAACCCGATTTCGTCACAGACGAAATAATCACAAAACCGAATCCTTCACTTTCACGGCGGGTGACCGTGACATCATAGGGGAATGCATCATTGAGGGTCTGGCTACGATATTGAGAATCTATGGAAGAGACAGAGCAGAGACTATGCAATGTTAGAAAACGGACTGAAGTGAAAATTATTGCTCTTAAAATCAATCACATTGCATTATCAACACCATAAACAATTCTAAAACCCCTTTGTTACAATGCATCTATTAGTCAAATGCATAAGGCCTCTTTTTGGCCAACCACAATGGTCTAAATATACTGCATTATGTCATTGTTGCAAACTGTATTGCAGATTACCATACTGAGTGTTATTATGCACTGGACCAAAAGATTGTCCATTGTAGCAAAATAGTCTAAATACTATCAGGTTTCCAGcttaaattattgaaaaatttcaaacttAAGTAGGTCAGATGTCTGCTGACCACTGAGTATATTACCATTATTTGAATGTAGCCTCCTCTTAATGCCTAATGACACTCGTCCCGCTGATGCAGCACTTCCCATCAAGTGGACGACCTTGTGGTGTGAACAGCCAATCACAGCATGACCATCGACATATGTGATCTCATCTCCCGTCCTTAAGCGACCATCGACATCAGCAGCACCGCCTGGGACAATATGCCCCACTGAAACCTGGAGGTGGGAGTTTCAGTGTAAATCATTACTCTTCTCTACACATCAGTATGTGACAGCACATGCACCTCAACTACACATTTCAGTTTCAAAATTCTCATCTGGGACAGTGGTGCTCTAAATACAATCACATAATGCAGTTCATTTCACTGAGTAACTTCACTCAGATTCAGTGTGATTCGTAATTGCTGTACAAAGACAGCAGAATCATCAAGCTTTCAACAATTTTTCAATACTCTACCTATGTATCTCTACGCATGAATCTTACAATACCCGTTGATAACCACACCCTGCCATCTACAACGACATACTACGTGGAACCAGAGAGGTTAGTATCTATACCATATTAAGGTCTCTAAGGGGTGGGGTTATGGGTTACTTGAATAGAGGTCAATTTGCTTCTCATAGGAACTTCACTTCAAGAACTCTGTGTTTGTTTGTTAAACAAGCTAGTGTATTAAGGTGCATGAGTGGCAGACCAAGAATTACACAGTTGTTGAAAACATGGTTTTGTGAGAAACTGTTTGAGAGGTAGGCACCCTGATCACTTTCACAGTGTAAAGACATCTccaaatttcattttatttgaatcAGGACAGGTTTCTATTATAATCTGTGATGTGCCATCCTTAGTCTGCCCCTCCTACGGTACTTACAGGTTAGGTCCAGGGTCAGGCAATACAATCTGCTCAAAAAACCTTccttttcaaataatttttggtcatttgttaTTTACATCAACACAGATCATTTTCCAGGATACCACTGACCTTGAAATTTTCCAGAGGTCAAAGGTGGAGTTATTTCTGCTGGGATCAACTGACTCGCTTCAATTGAAATGAATGCCTGACAACCCAAATAACGAACAGAAATACTTTTTTGAACAGATAGTAAGCTCACATGTAGGTATGTTATTCTGACAGAAAGACAATCCCTTACACCCAAGGTAAAAGGCGTCACACGAGGGGCGATCGCATAAAAAATGTTCTGTACCTTTGCGGGACCTACCTGAGACCCCTCTTCGGTGCCTCCGATAATACGAAACCCAAACCCACTATCATGCCTCCGTAGGAAAACAGTCGTCTCCCAGAACTCCGGCTCCCTCGTTGGACTTTTGTTCGAGTCTAATGACTGTCCTCGGCTGAGGGGATCAGACGTGGACGATGTGGATGGTATTCTTTGTATTCTGGTCATGTTACTTGGACTTGGAACTTCGTTTTCAAACGACGTGCTCTGTTTCTTTGTCTGTGGTGATCCGCTGAATTGAACAGCGGGCGCAGCAGATAAACTGTTTTGATTTCGATATGGATACGATGCCACAGGGTACGGATTTTCATTCTTTTGTGGCGATGGATAATTTTGATTTGATGGTGGAAACGATGTGGATGAACTAAGTTTCTGATTGTTTGAAGCACTAATGGAGTAAGGCGGATTGTAACTTTGCGATTGGTTGTATTCCGACTGAGGTCGATTCCTGTTGTGCAAATTGTCACTGTTTTGTCGGTATGGCACGTAAGACGTTGAGGAAGATGGTTGGTATGATctgaatgatgatgtcgatgagaGGGACGCAGGATGATGAGAAGGAACAGAATAGTCACCTGACCAATTAGGTGCAAATTCACTGGTCGGAGTTTTACTCCTCATATCCTGTGGATTAGGAGTTTTTGATCGATAAAGTTCAGGTCCCAGATTTCTCGAAGGCATATCCGGCCCAGGCGTCCGACTGCGGATTCTCTGGTTATCCTCTCGTGGTGAAAACCCACGATCACCACCTTCTGAGCGATAGTCTCTAAATTCTCCCCTGGGATCATAATCCTGCCGGCCGTAATAATTAGAATCACCATAATCCTGCCTTGTAGGACCGTCAGACCATGACGGCCGTGCTGGTCCAAAATTCTGGTTTCTATTATAGTCGTCGGGTCCCCGCGACCCAAATGAATCCTGGCGGGGGTAATCCGGATATCTTACACCAAAGTCAGCAGAAATATTATGTGGTAGTGGTTGAGTGTATTCCCTTGACATATTTAAGTTTGATGCCGACTGGCTATGTAGTGGCGTACCCAGTGGGCCATCCTCAACACTGCTTTCTCGTAACTGCGGAGCATAGGGTGGCTGTACCCTGATTTCTGTTTGCACATTAGCGCCCCCTATCAACAATCTTTCACCATTTCCAGGAGTGGGCGTTTTTGATGGTGAATCAAGTTCCGTTCGCAGTTGTGCCAGTGGAAGGGTTGGTGTTTTGGGCCTGTTATCTGCGGTCGGTGTTGGTGTATCCGGGGTGGGTGTCTTAGCTCGTATCGTTGAGGCACTATCACTGGATTTTTCTGGAAGGAAGAAAAACGAATTAGATGAAACGAAACAGATAAAAATCTTTCATGGGTCACAACACCTCTCTTTAAAGAGTCTATATGTTTCTGAAGATATCACTAGATGACTGTAATCCAGTTTCAAAGATGAGTCAGAGTCAGGCGTTGTAAAATTCATCTAAACCTCATCACTGACTTGATTGGCTCAACAGTGAATTAGACTGTAGCTTTATCAGCCCATCAGTGGTGACTAGAGATAGGACACCTGTTAGCTCTGCCTTAATTTCAGTACATAACGAACCCTgaacacagtacatgtacacagttaAGTCGACATGATATTGAGGGCATCAGCTGCAACTTTGAGCTAATTATAGTCCAAATGCAAAGCATATGCAGTCATAAATTACCAAGAAtatgaatgaaaaaataaaatgcaaaataCCATAAAAGCTGGAACTGGAAGACTCAGTATTAATGTGCCAAATAATAGACCAAATGTCATTGCAAATGAAGTACCGGGTAAGTTAAACAAAacacactacatgtattggCGGGAAAGAGTGTGGGGCTTTCTCATAGATAAGGAGTGCAATGTATGGTTTAGTAAGTGTAGAGCACCATCAGGCGTTTTCTCATTTTGAGTTTAAACCACCTGATGGTTATCTACACCCAGAAACCCAGACTCAGGTGACATACAGTTAGCCTGGTGTTCTACAAGCGCCTAGCACGTACGAACCTGACACACTAATAGACGAGTTATTACTCCGAGTCTCCTTGCCCGCCTCTTTTTTCTCCTCCTTCACAGAAGAGTTCTCGTCGCTCAGTTTCTCCTCGACTTCACCAACAGGTAGGACCCGAGTGGTGGAGGTTGCAGAAATAACGGGTTCAATTGTGAGGGAAGGTTTGGGAGCTGGTGTAGGTTTAGAGGGTAGGTCTTCACTGGCAGGGAGTGACTCACTGCCGGCTTCAATGGCTAGCAACAGACAAAACACGCACAACATGTAAAGCAGACGAtcacaacaaacaaacaaatcaaagaGAATGCTGTGTGTTGAAAGATTGCAGGCGCTGAAACTAGAGTATTCATGCACCCACATTCAAAAGCCATGCTCTTTTTTAATCCTTTTTCCCCCAAGTGATTTCTTCATCAGCAAGTTGAGGCATTCCTTCGGCATTCCTTTGTATTGTTACTTGATGATGAAGATTGCGCGATTCAAATTTCAACACACACATTTCAGGGAAGGTTGGTCATAGACACGCAAAACAGCAACAAAGCAAATTGTTATAATGGAAAAAAGAATTGTACTTCTTCTGTATCGTAAATCACATTTAGGTGCAgcaataatgtcacaaccaaatttgataaaaagttGCAAAAATGCAAAATACACAATAACGATGAGGTGTAATTAAAGAAACCTTTGATTCAGTACAGACCTGCAGCACTTTGTGTTGGACTAGTGATGTTCTGAGGTGAGCCGTTAGACGGGGAGAAGAAATACTGTCCTGGTGCTGTGACTTGGCCACCCTGGCTTGGTAAGCGACCTTTCTCTAAGTCGGGAGAACCCTGTAAAAGGGAAGGTGAAACGATTGTTTTAGAAATATGCCGTGGGTACTCCCTACCGTTTGACCCTAATGACCCCAATACAGCAATAGTCACGACAGTGGCAGTGACACTACCTAGTTCCTCTGTGTGACCATATGCACCATAGGGGATTTAAATTTATTGTCTTTTGAGGGTAATTTAAGGGTTAACAGTCCTGAAAGGAAACCACTTAAATTCCCCAGTTTATTCATGCTATCAGAAAAGAAAGCTAAATCTTCAATTTGATATGTTTATAATCAAAGCAATTGACCCGTTTCAAGGCTAGGATCGGTACCAAGATTAattggtttccatggcaacagtaAATGATAACGGTAGTACATTTCTCTTTTGCTAAGGAGAGCTATGATCAATGCAGCGTTCATTAGTCAGAGTGTTAAAACAATTGCTTGCAGGTTGATTGTTTTATTCATCACCCCAAAAGTTGAATCACAATTTACAGACCAGACTGGGGTTTGAACCCACAACCCTGGTATTGAGAGTTGAACACCTCAACCAGTATCCCACCCCACTCCACAAAGAACACAGTCTTACATCCCTTCATGAGTTTACTTACCAATTTCAGAGAAGATTTCCTGGGTTTATTTATTGGGATTcctgaaagaaaataaataaataataattaaACTGTTACATCCACACGACAGCTTGGCATCATACAAATCACGCACCATGTTTGGCGAATTCCCTGTCTTAAATTCATGATACGCTGGACTACTTCAAAAAATAAGCCAATTCTGTTACATTTTCAAAGCCAGGGATCATCAGAGTGTCCAGCCGAAGTGTGCTGATACACTGTCTGTATTCAAATGAGAAATCTAGCCAATTAATGACACCAATCCTAACAATTAATCAACAGGTTCACATACACAGCATAGCATACAACATCGGAGTTCCCTTGTACATTTATCTAGTCATGCTAGAGCTCATTAATGCCACACCTACTTTCGCAAAGCTGAACTGGCTGAACTTTAAGTGACAAATACGCTGTACTACGACAACAAAATCTGGGGGCTTTCCCAGAGTTTTAAAAGTGGCCTACCTCCTCTCTGGACCAGCAGCCTCGTCTCATCTCCTTTCGGGCATTCCTTGAGAACTTGTACCACCTGTGAATGCGTCATCTCCTTCACACGCACCTGATTAATCTCAACGAGAATATCGCTCTCCAGCAAGTTCTTACATCGGGGCTTATCCAGAATCTGTTTGACTTTTTGCCCGTACTGACTATCCGCTATTGTGAACCCAAAACCCATATTACCACGTACAATGTACACCGTCAGAATTTCTGGTTTTGTTACCGCCGCATTTAGAACGTCCGGTGGAGCACTTTGATTGGCCAAGTCCAACTGATTAACCCTGTCTAACAAGTCTGATTGCATATCCATAGAGGCACTAGTTATATCCGGCATAGATTTCACACTCCGTTGCGAGGAATTTAATACACCGTTCCGTAAGCCGAAATTCTTTTTCGAGAAAGTTGGCGTGTTCGCAACAGAGGAACTAGGTAGTGTCACTGCCACTGTCGTGACTATTTCTGTATTGGGGTCATTAGGGTCAAATGGTAAGGAGTACCCGCGGCATATTTCTAAAACGATCGTTTCACCTGGAGGTATCGACTGAAACATTGTCACTACATCCTGGTGCGTGAAGCCAAGAACACAAGTGTCATCAACGTGGACAAGAATATCACCTGGAAAGTTCAAGAGAATAGACTTTGAATTGGGCACCAGCCTCATAATAGACTGATGGTACAAGCAAACCTACAGCCACTGATATGTGCAGCTAACTTTCACTGGGGTATGGCACTGTTTTGACAGCTGTGTGACATCATTCTGCCCAAATTTTGACATCAATTTGATGCATACTCTAGTGAAATTCAGTGGGGCTTTAACTCTCTC
Protein-coding regions in this window:
- the LOC135491733 gene encoding membrane-associated guanylate kinase, WW and PDZ domain-containing protein 2-like isoform X10, which produces MLSSNRTKPPQEQALPTKSPQKKDARHWNNRIKESIVAANIENGSLNIEVKGGSDSGMFSFIGELRQDKVNYHSGKLHTDDVVIEIHGQKVAGFTLRDTEAWLGHVSQNGSPVMIKTVKQGLLPKDLRQYLNTRFQKGSVDHDLQQTIRDNLYMRTVPCTTRTPRPGEINGMDYTFLSMDEFMSLEKSGNLLESGIYDGNHYGTPKPSKDAATPLFRRTNSSGNLLPGAHPSSEGKRRRNRSHVEMSPLKSPSPPPLTRPKSMEGADDDLGALPSNWELALTEDGHPYYIDHNSETTHWLDPRLQSVQKTTPADCDEDDRLASISLCSSITITHELPYGWEKVEDPHYGTYFIDHVNRRTQYENPVLAAKRDKSELGSDTSGTGSLPRSKKDSVINGRGSPPAYNSNTSNRRALFTKNPSELKGQFLKTTLMKSPRGFGFTIVGGDDTDEDFLQVKNVVPDGPAYADGKLRQGDILVHVDDTCVLGFTHQDVVTMFQSIPPGETIVLEICRGYSLPFDPNDPNTEIVTTVAVTLPSSSVANTPTFSKKNFGLRNGVLNSSQRSVKSMPDITSASMDMQSDLLDRVNQLDLANQSAPPDVLNAAVTKPEILTVYIVRGNMGFGFTIADSQYGQKVKQILDKPRCKNLLESDILVEINQVRVKEMTHSQVVQVLKECPKGDETRLLVQRGGIPINKPRKSSLKLGSPDLEKGRLPSQGGQVTAPGQYFFSPSNGSPQNITSPTQSAAAIEAGSESLPASEDLPSKPTPAPKPSLTIEPVISATSTTRVLPVGEVEEKLSDENSSVKEEKKEAGKETRSNNSSISVSEKSSDSASTIRAKTPTPDTPTPTADNRPKTPTLPLAQLRTELDSPSKTPTPGNGERLLIGGANVQTEIRVQPPYAPQLRESSVEDGPLGTPLHSQSASNLNMSREYTQPLPHNISADFGVRYPDYPRQDSFGSRGPDDYNRNQNFGPARPSWSDGPTRQDYGDSNYYGRQDYDPRGEFRDYRSEGGDRGFSPREDNQRIRSRTPGPDMPSRNLGPELYRSKTPNPQDMRSKTPTSEFAPNWSGDYSVPSHHPASLSSTSSFRSYQPSSSTSYVPYRQNSDNLHNRNRPQSEYNQSQSYNPPYSISASNNQKLSSSTSFPPSNQNYPSPQKNENPYPVASYPYRNQNSLSAAPAVQFSGSPQTKKQSTSFENEVPSPSNMTRIQRIPSTSSTSDPLSRGQSLDSNKSPTREPEFWETTVFLRRHDSGFGFRIIGGTEEGSQVSVGHIVPGGAADVDGRLRTGDEITYVDGHAVIGCSHHKVVHLMGSAASAGRVSLGIKRRLHSNNDSQYRSQTLNDAFPYDVTVTRRESEGFGFVIISSVTKSGSTIGRIIEKSPAERCGRLHVGDRILAVNNVDIMRMHHEDIVNLIKDSGYSVTVTIGPPQDDVSSSASQRSSQGSMINAMAYPAVSESDISSRRSDYSPYHDRYVNTTPRRGHSFESADPPDDEYYLVELHRGSRGFGFSIRGGQEFNCMPLYVLRIAEGGAADLDRRLRVGDQIYEINSFNTNGMTHAQAIELIQNGGSTVRMLVRRTNQPPPQIGESEFPVLFNSSKSPATPLREPQKSPGLSIRGDPSKSSSLSLVPKSPALRHSTSVPNGPISHSSPNLTRRTPERTSQYGNYAEMKQYGTMY
- the LOC135491733 gene encoding membrane-associated guanylate kinase, WW and PDZ domain-containing protein 2-like isoform X7, which translates into the protein MLSSNRTKPPQEQALPTKSPQKKDARHWNNRIKESIVAANIENGSLNIEVKGGSDSGMFSFIGELRQDKVNYHSGKLHTDDVVIEIHGQKVAGFTLRDTEAWLGHVSQNGSPVMIKTVKQGLLPKDLRQYLNTRFQKGSVDHDLQQTIRDNLYMRTVPCTTRTPRPGEINGMDYTFLSMDEFMSLEKSGNLLESGIYDGNHYGTPKPSKDAATPLFRRTNSSGNLLPGAHPSSEGKRRRNRSHVEMSPLKSPSPPPLTRPKSMEGADDDLGALPSNWELALTEDGHPYYIDHNSETTHWLDPRLQSVQKTTPADCDEDDRLASISLCSSITITHELPYGWEKVEDPHYGTYFIDHVNRRTQYENPVLAAKRDKSELGSDTSGTGSLPRSKKDSVINGRGSPPAYNSNTSNRRALFTKNPSELKGQFLKTTLMKSPRGFGFTIVGGDDTDEDFLQVKNVVPDGPAYADGKLRQGDILVHVDDTCVLGFTHQDVVTMFQSIPPGETIVLEICRGYSLPFDPNDPNTEIVTTVAVTLPSSSVANTPTFSKKNFGLRNGVLNSSQRSVKSMPDITSASMDMQSDLLDRVNQLDLANQSAPPDVLNAAVTKPEILTVYIVRGNMGFGFTIADSQYGQKVKQILDKPRCKNLLESDILVEINQVRVKEMTHSQVVQVLKECPKGDETRLLVQRGGIPINKPRKSSLKLGSPDLEKGRLPSQGGQVTAPGQYFFSPSNGSPQNITSPTQSAAAIEAGSESLPASEDLPSKPTPAPKPSLTIEPVISATSTTRVLPVGEVEEKLSDENSSVKEEKKEAGKETRSNNSSISVSEKSSDSASTIRAKTPTPDTPTPTADNRPKTPTLPLAQLRTELDSPSKTPTPGNGERLLIGGANVQTEIRVQPPYAPQLRESSVEDGPLGTPLHSQSASNLNMSREYTQPLPHNISADFGVRYPDYPRQDSFGSRGPDDYNRNQNFGPARPSWSDGPTRQDYGDSNYYGRQDYDPRGEFRDYRSEGGDRGFSPREDNQRIRSRTPGPDMPSRNLGPELYRSKTPNPQDMRSKTPTSEFAPNWSGDYSVPSHHPASLSSTSSFRSYQPSSSTSYVPYRQNSDNLHNRNRPQSEYNQSQSYNPPYSISASNNQKLSSSTSFPPSNQNYPSPQKNENPYPVASYPYRNQNSLSAAPAVQFSGSPQTKKQSTSFENEVPSPSNMTRIQRIPSTSSTSDPLSRGQSLDSNKSPTREPEFWETTVFLRRHDSGFGFRIIGGTEEGSQVGPAKVSVGHIVPGGAADVDGRLRTGDEITYVDGHAVIGCSHHKVVHLMGSAASAGRVSLGIKRRLHSNNDSQYRSQTLNDAFPYDVTVTRRESEGFGFVIISSVTKSGSTIGRIIEKSPAERCGRLHVGDRILAVNNVDIMRMHHEDIVNLIKDSGYSVTVTIGPPQDDVSSSASQRSSQGSMINAMAYPAVSESDISSRRSDYSPYHDRYVNTTPRRGHSFESADPPDDEYYLVELHRGSRGFGFSIRGGQEFNCMPLYVLRIAEGGAADLDRRLRVGDQIYEINSFNTNGMTHAQAIELIQNGGSTVRMLVRRTNQPPPQIGESEFPVLFNSSKSPATPLREPQKSPGLSIRGDPSKSSSLSLVPKSPALRHSTSVPNGPISHSSPNLTRRTPERTSQYGNYAEMKQYGTMY
- the LOC135491733 gene encoding membrane-associated guanylate kinase, WW and PDZ domain-containing protein 1-like isoform X11; protein product: MLSSNRTKPPQEQALPTKSPQKKDARHWNNRIKESIVAANIENGSLNIEVKGGSDSGMFSFIGELRQDKVNYHSGKLHTDDVVIEIHGQKVAGFTLRDTEAWLGHVSQNGSPVMIKTVKQGLLPKDLRQYLNTRFQKGSVDHDLQQTIRDNLYMRTVPCTTRTPRPGEINGMDYTFLSMDEFMSLEKSGNLLESGIYDGNHYGTPKPSKDAATPLFRRTNSSGNLLPGAHPSSEGKRRRNRSHVEMSPLKSPSPPPLTRPKSMEGADDDLGALPSNWELALTEDGHPYYIDHNSETTHWLDPRLQSVQKTTPADCDEDELPYGWEKVEDPHYGTYFIDHVNRRTQYENPVLAAKRDKSELGSDTSGTGSLPRSKKDSVINGRGSPPAYNSNTSNRRALFTKNPSELKGQFLKTTLMKSPRGFGFTIVGGDDTDEDFLQVKNVVPDGPAYADGKLRQGDILVHVDDTCVLGFTHQDVVTMFQSIPPGETIVLEICRGYSLPFDPNDPNTEIVTTVAVTLPSSSVANTPTFSKKNFGLRNGVLNSSQRSVKSMPDITSASMDMQSDLLDRVNQLDLANQSAPPDVLNAAVTKPEILTVYIVRGNMGFGFTIADSQYGQKVKQILDKPRCKNLLESDILVEINQVRVKEMTHSQVVQVLKECPKGDETRLLVQRGGIPINKPRKSSLKLGSPDLEKGRLPSQGGQVTAPGQYFFSPSNGSPQNITSPTQSAAAIEAGSESLPASEDLPSKPTPAPKPSLTIEPVISATSTTRVLPVGEVEEKLSDENSSVKEEKKEAGKETRSNNSSISVSEKSSDSASTIRAKTPTPDTPTPTADNRPKTPTLPLAQLRTELDSPSKTPTPGNGERLLIGGANVQTEIRVQPPYAPQLRESSVEDGPLGTPLHSQSASNLNMSREYTQPLPHNISADFGVRYPDYPRQDSFGSRGPDDYNRNQNFGPARPSWSDGPTRQDYGDSNYYGRQDYDPRGEFRDYRSEGGDRGFSPREDNQRIRSRTPGPDMPSRNLGPELYRSKTPNPQDMRSKTPTSEFAPNWSGDYSVPSHHPASLSSTSSFRSYQPSSSTSYVPYRQNSDNLHNRNRPQSEYNQSQSYNPPYSISASNNQKLSSSTSFPPSNQNYPSPQKNENPYPVASYPYRNQNSLSAAPAVQFSGSPQTKKQSTSFENEVPSPSNMTRIQRIPSTSSTSDPLSRGQSLDSNKSPTREPEFWETTVFLRRHDSGFGFRIIGGTEEGSQVGPAKVSVGHIVPGGAADVDGRLRTGDEITYVDGHAVIGCSHHKVVHLMGSAASAGRVSLGIKRRLHSNNDSQYRSQTLNDAFPYDVTVTRRESEGFGFVIISSVTKSGSTIGEFIGRIIEKSPAERCGRLHVGDRILAVNNVDIMRMHHEDIVNLIKDSGYSVTVTIGPPQDDVSSSASQRSSQGSMINAMAYPAVSESDISSRRSDYSPYHDRYVNTTPRRGHSFESADPPDDEYYLVELHRGSRGFGFSIRGGQEFNCMPLYVLRIAEGGAADLDRRLRVGDQIYEINSFNTNGMTHAQAIELIQNGGSTVRMLVRRTNQPPPQIGESEFPVLFNSSKSPATPLREPQKSPGLSIRGDPSKSSSLSLVPKSPALRHSTSVPNGPISHSSPNLTRRTPERTSQYGNYAEMKQYGTMY
- the LOC135491733 gene encoding membrane-associated guanylate kinase, WW and PDZ domain-containing protein 2-like isoform X12, coding for MLSSNRTKPPQEQALPTKSPQKKDARHWNNRIKESIVAANIENGSLNIEVKGGSDSGMFSFIGELRQDKVNYHSGKLHTDDVVIEIHGQKVAGFTLRDTEAWLGHVSQNGSPVMIKTVKQGLLPKDLRQYLNTRFQKGSVDHDLQQTIRDNLYMRTVPCTTRTPRPGEINGMDYTFLSMDEFMSLEKSGNLLESGIYDGNHYGTPKPSKDAATPLFRRTNSSGNLLPGAHPSSEGKRRRNRSHVEMSPLKSPSPPPLTRPKSMEGADDDLGALPSNWELALTEDGHPYYIDHNSETTHWLDPRLQSVQKTTPADCDEDELPYGWEKVEDPHYGTYFIDHVNRRTQYENPVLAAKRDKSELGSDTSGTGSLPRSKKDSVINGRGSPPAYNSNTSNRRALFTKNPSELKGQFLKTTLMKSPRGFGFTIVGGDDTDEDFLQVKNVVPDGPAYADGKLRQGDILVHVDDTCVLGFTHQDVVTMFQSIPPGETIVLEICRGYSLPFDPNDPNTEIVTTVAVTLPSSSVANTPTFSKKNFGLRNGVLNSSQRSVKSMPDITSASMDMQSDLLDRVNQLDLANQSAPPDVLNAAVTKPEILTVYIVRGNMGFGFTIADSQYGQKVKQILDKPRCKNLLESDILVEINQVRVKEMTHSQVVQVLKECPKGDETRLLVQRGGIPINKPRKSSLKLGSPDLEKGRLPSQGGQVTAPGQYFFSPSNGSPQNITSPTQSAAAIEAGSESLPASEDLPSKPTPAPKPSLTIEPVISATSTTRVLPVGEVEEKLSDENSSVKEEKKEAGKETRSNNSSISVSEKSSDSASTIRAKTPTPDTPTPTADNRPKTPTLPLAQLRTELDSPSKTPTPGNGERLLIGGANVQTEIRVQPPYAPQLRESSVEDGPLGTPLHSQSASNLNMSREYTQPLPHNISADFGVRYPDYPRQDSFGSRGPDDYNRNQNFGPARPSWSDGPTRQDYGDSNYYGRQDYDPRGEFRDYRSEGGDRGFSPREDNQRIRSRTPGPDMPSRNLGPELYRSKTPNPQDMRSKTPTSEFAPNWSGDYSVPSHHPASLSSTSSFRSYQPSSSTSYVPYRQNSDNLHNRNRPQSEYNQSQSYNPPYSISASNNQKLSSSTSFPPSNQNYPSPQKNENPYPVASYPYRNQNSLSAAPAVQFSGSPQTKKQSTSFENEVPSPSNMTRIQRIPSTSSTSDPLSRGQSLDSNKSPTREPEFWETTVFLRRHDSGFGFRIIGGTEEGSQVSVGHIVPGGAADVDGRLRTGDEITYVDGHAVIGCSHHKVVHLMGSAASAGRVSLGIKRRLHSNNDSQYRSQTLNDAFPYDVTVTRRESEGFGFVIISSVTKSGSTIGRIIEKSPAERCGRLHVGDRILAVNNVDIMRMHHEDIVNLIKDSGYSVTVTIGPPQDDVSSSASQRSSQGSMINAMAYPAVSESDISSRRSDYSPYHDRYVNTTPRRGHSFESADPPDDEYYLVELHRGSRGFGFSIRGGQEFNCMPLYVLRIAEGGAADLDRRLRVGDQIYEINSFNTNGMTHAQAIELIQNGGSTVRMLVRRTNQPPPQIGESEFPVLFNSSKSPATPLREPQKSPGLSIRGDPSKSSSLSLVPKSPALRHSTSVPNGPISHSSPNLTRRTPERTSQYGNYAEMKQYGTMY